The DNA window TACGGCGATATTTGATTTCGTCATCTCGGAAACAGCCCAGCGTAGTGGATTATAAAACATACCACCAGGCGGCCGGCTCTGCATCCTCTTGAAAAGGATACGGCTTGTTCGACACGGAAATCACTCCGCCATCCTGATAGGCAACGAGTATGAACCCAGGGATGGCTCCCGATTCAACGGAGCTTACGACGTTTGCCAAATCGATATTGTCTGGAGCATCCCCGTCGGAGACAAAGAAGAAATAATCCAGTTTTGTTCCCCATAGAGTGTTCGATTTTTCAAGCATTTCTGCCAAATCGTGCGGTGATGCTGTTTCCTTAAATCTCTGTTTTCCTGCTCTTATCTTGGTTATGACGAGTTTGCGGGTCGAAATAAACGCGCAGATGGACGTGACGTCATGATGGATGCGCTTCATCAGCATGTCCTCCTCAGCTGGTACGCCCCACGCCGTGAATGACTGTTGGTCATCGAGAGCGCACGCTCGAAACCCGCTGCCAGCGCATTCGGTATCGGCAGGCTATATTCAAACACTGATGAACCAGAGCCTTACTTCCGGTGACTCCGGAAATGTGCCAATTCATTTTGCAATCGGCAGGCGTAGCGTCTCCCTGTAGGCTCTTTTCAGTGGCGGCGCGCAAATTCCTTGGGAGGGGAGAGACGTCATGAAATACCTCGTTGCCATCGGCACAGCCGGATCTTTGCTCGCCTCGGTGGCTTGGGCGCAGGACCAGCCCATTCTCTCGGCCCAAGTGGCCAAGACGCTGGCGTTGGACGGGTTGTCGTTCAAGGATCTCGATCGCAACGGCGGGCTTGATCCTTATGAGGATTGGCGCCTGCCGGCGTCCGAACGCGCCGCCGATCTCGTGAAGCGCATGACGCTTGAGGAGAAGGCCGGGCTGATGATGCATGGCACTGCTCCATCCATCGGCGCCGGCGCGGGCATGGGGGTCGGTTCCGGCTATGATCTCGACCGCGCCAAGGACATGATCGACGGGAAAAAGGTCGTCACCTTCATCACCCGGCTTGGTGGCGACCCCGCCGTTCTGGCCGGTGAAAACAACAAGCTGCAGGAAATAGCCGAGGCGGGTCGTCTTGGCATTCCGGCGACCATCAGCACCGATCCGCGCAACCATTTCCAGTTCGTGCTCGGTGCAAGCGTCGCGGCCGGTGGCTTCTGGAAATGGCCGGAGACCTTGGGTTTCGCGGCGATCGGCGACGCGGCGCTGGTTCGGCGGTTCGGCGATATCGCCCGGCAGGAATACCGCGCCGTCGGCATCCAGGAAGCGCTGTCTCCCCAGATCGATCTGGCCAGCGAACCGCGCTGGCCGCGCATCAACGGCACCTTTGGCGAGGATGCGGGAATAGCCAAGGCTATGGCCGAAGCCTATGTGGCCGGATTCCAGAATGGCGAGGCCGGCATAAACCGTGACAGCGTCATCGCCGTCGCCAAGCATTGGGTCGGCTACGGCGCGGCGAAGGACGGCTATGACAGCCACAACGCCTATGGCCGGCATGCCACGTTCCCCGGAAGCAATTTCGCCGAGCATCTCATTGCCTTCGAGGGCGCCTTCAAGGCGAAGGTCGGCGGTGTCATGCCGACCTATTCGATCCTCGACGGCGTCGTCCTCGATGGCAAACCGCTTGAGCCGGTTGGCGCCGGCTACAGCAAGCAGCTTCTGACCGATCTCTTGCGCGGCCACTATGGCTTTGATGGCGTCGTTCTCACCGACTGGCTGATCACCAATGACTGCAAAGGCGCCTGCCTTGACGGCGAGAAGCCGGGCGTGAAGCCGACCTTGAACGAAGAGACCTTCGGCATGCCCTGGGGTGTCGAAGATATGAGCCGCGTCGATCGCTTTGCAAAGGCCGTCAATGCCGGCGTCGACCAGTTCGGCGGCGTGACCTCGTCGGATCTTCTCGTGGAGGCCGTCAAGCAGAACAAGATCGGCGAGCAGCGCCTGGATGAATCGGCAACCCGGATCCTGATCCAGAAGTTCGAGCAAGGCCTGTTCGAGAATCCGTATGTCGATCCGCAAAAGGCCCAAGCGATCGTCGGCAACCCGACCTTCGCCGCTGAGGCCGCCGCCGCGCAGGCCCGCGCCATGGTGCTGCTCGACAACAAGGCCAAGCTTTTGCCGGTCAAGGCGGGCCAGAAGGTGTTCCTCTACGGTGTCGACCCGAAGGTGGCCACGGCGCGCGGCTTCACGGTCGTTCAGACCGCTCACGAGGCCGACTTTGCGCTGGTGCGCCTGAATGCGCCCTATCAGCAGCCGCATATGAACTATTTCTTCGGCTCGCGGCATCAGGAAGGCGATCTCGACTTCAAGGACGGCAATGCCGATTTCGAGGCCTTCAAGAGCGCCGCGAAAGAGGTTCCGACCATCGTCACCGTCTATCTGGGGCGGCCAGCCATCCTCACCGGCATTGCCGACCAAGCCGGCGCCCTAATCGGTAATTTCGGTGCCGCCGACGAAGCCCTGTTCGATGTGATCGAAGGAAAGCAGAAGGCGGAAGGCAAGCTACCTTTCGAGCTGCCGTCCTCGATGGCCGATGTGTTGGCGCAGAAATCCGATGTCCCGCACGATACGCGTCATCCGCTGT is part of the Pleomorphomonas sp. PLEO genome and encodes:
- a CDS encoding glycoside hydrolase family 3 N-terminal domain-containing protein, with amino-acid sequence MKYLVAIGTAGSLLASVAWAQDQPILSAQVAKTLALDGLSFKDLDRNGGLDPYEDWRLPASERAADLVKRMTLEEKAGLMMHGTAPSIGAGAGMGVGSGYDLDRAKDMIDGKKVVTFITRLGGDPAVLAGENNKLQEIAEAGRLGIPATISTDPRNHFQFVLGASVAAGGFWKWPETLGFAAIGDAALVRRFGDIARQEYRAVGIQEALSPQIDLASEPRWPRINGTFGEDAGIAKAMAEAYVAGFQNGEAGINRDSVIAVAKHWVGYGAAKDGYDSHNAYGRHATFPGSNFAEHLIAFEGAFKAKVGGVMPTYSILDGVVLDGKPLEPVGAGYSKQLLTDLLRGHYGFDGVVLTDWLITNDCKGACLDGEKPGVKPTLNEETFGMPWGVEDMSRVDRFAKAVNAGVDQFGGVTSSDLLVEAVKQNKIGEQRLDESATRILIQKFEQGLFENPYVDPQKAQAIVGNPTFAAEAAAAQARAMVLLDNKAKLLPVKAGQKVFLYGVDPKVATARGFTVVQTAHEADFALVRLNAPYQQPHMNYFFGSRHQEGDLDFKDGNADFEAFKSAAKEVPTIVTVYLGRPAILTGIADQAGALIGNFGAADEALFDVIEGKQKAEGKLPFELPSSMADVLAQKSDVPHDTRHPLYPIGYAMPY